The following coding sequences are from one Halomonas sp. HAL1 window:
- a CDS encoding YraN family protein, protein MTNNAHTARARGAAIEQIAAQWLRQQGLTLVTQNHHVKGGELDLVMRDGDILVFVEVKHRTTTRYGHPLETVTHQKQQRLVRAARLYIARGGLSSPSRFDILAITGKSPDLDFHWVKAAFDAF, encoded by the coding sequence GTGACGAATAACGCCCATACCGCTCGTGCCCGCGGCGCAGCCATTGAGCAGATAGCTGCTCAATGGCTGCGCCAACAGGGACTCACCCTCGTCACGCAGAATCATCACGTGAAAGGGGGTGAGCTTGACTTGGTAATGCGAGATGGCGATATTCTCGTCTTTGTCGAAGTTAAACATCGCACGACGACGCGCTATGGACATCCTCTAGAAACGGTCACCCACCAGAAACAGCAGCGATTGGTTCGTGCAGCCAGGTTATATATCGCTCGCGGTGGGCTTTCATCGCCATCCCGCTTTGATATCCTGGCGATTACTGGCAAGTCCCCCGATCTTGATTTTCACTGGGTGAAAGCTGCTTTTGATGCCTTTTGA
- a CDS encoding penicillin-binding protein activator, translating to MKQSLRGLLAAALVAFLVAGCAMQSPSVVDRVPVEDPGQLLNQAEQQAPEQAAKTRLEAANILARQGERDRAFETADGIDESLLSEPDRVRWALLFSELARALDEPRAVLRATQVLDDELPMQASQQERLAERQRWAREALDQPGAVTVALPELEGQAIRRIVVALPESGPLSSVANTIATAMRQHHDVKGGNTELSFLDASRYSLDELYDRAQQMNAQLMIGPLDKSQVTQLEQRDSVPLPTLALNYGSGDNNQAQRLFQYGLSAEDEARQAARRAWQDGHRQMSMMVPDNDWGRRVGEAFWNEWHSQGGEVANAVRYNPDSSVSNAVQTALNVSGERARLSNIDALFLLALPEYARQVPPTMDYYYAPDLPIYATSHLHEGRLQTRLDQDLNDVMFMDIPWQIPDAAVGGEEALPFASTYQSLRDESDASMFRLMAMGVDAYELAIRFSNLNELNGLNGSTGMLYLNDDGRIYRELPWAKFQNGVPSPILIPNRNVSDE from the coding sequence ATGAAACAGTCATTACGTGGCTTACTCGCCGCTGCCCTTGTGGCATTTCTCGTTGCTGGCTGTGCGATGCAGTCGCCAAGCGTGGTAGACCGCGTGCCTGTTGAAGACCCAGGTCAATTACTCAACCAAGCGGAACAGCAGGCACCCGAACAAGCAGCTAAAACGCGCCTGGAAGCAGCCAACATTCTGGCGAGGCAGGGTGAGCGCGACAGAGCCTTTGAAACCGCCGACGGAATCGATGAAAGCCTGCTATCAGAGCCTGATCGTGTGCGCTGGGCGTTGCTATTTTCCGAACTTGCCCGCGCACTGGACGAACCACGCGCCGTGTTACGCGCCACACAAGTACTCGACGACGAACTACCAATGCAGGCTAGCCAGCAAGAGAGGCTTGCAGAGCGTCAGCGCTGGGCTCGTGAAGCGCTTGACCAACCTGGCGCGGTAACGGTCGCACTGCCTGAGCTTGAAGGTCAGGCAATACGCCGTATCGTGGTTGCACTGCCCGAATCTGGCCCACTTAGCAGCGTCGCTAACACCATCGCTACCGCCATGCGTCAGCACCATGATGTTAAAGGCGGCAATACCGAACTCAGCTTTCTCGACGCGTCGCGCTACTCACTTGATGAGCTCTATGACCGCGCCCAGCAAATGAACGCGCAACTAATGATTGGCCCATTAGATAAAAGCCAAGTCACCCAGCTAGAGCAACGCGATAGTGTTCCCCTTCCTACGCTGGCGCTCAACTATGGCAGTGGCGATAACAACCAAGCACAGCGGCTATTCCAGTACGGCCTCTCCGCTGAAGATGAAGCACGCCAAGCGGCTCGCCGTGCGTGGCAGGATGGCCACCGCCAAATGTCCATGATGGTGCCTGATAACGACTGGGGGCGCCGCGTAGGTGAAGCCTTTTGGAATGAGTGGCATAGCCAAGGCGGTGAAGTTGCCAACGCCGTACGCTATAACCCTGATAGCTCAGTCTCTAATGCGGTACAAACCGCTCTCAATGTCAGCGGCGAACGCGCCCGCCTAAGCAATATTGACGCACTTTTCCTACTCGCGTTACCGGAATATGCGCGCCAAGTGCCGCCCACCATGGACTATTATTACGCCCCCGATCTGCCAATTTATGCCACATCGCATTTACATGAAGGCCGCTTGCAAACGCGCCTTGATCAAGATTTAAACGATGTCATGTTTATGGATATCCCCTGGCAAATCCCCGATGCTGCGGTTGGTGGTGAAGAAGCGCTTCCTTTTGCATCCACCTATCAGAGCCTACGCGATGAATCGGATGCGTCTATGTTCCGCCTAATGGCCATGGGTGTTGATGCTTACGAGCTGGCAATTCGCTTCTCAAATCTTAACGAGCTCAACGGCTTGAACGGCAGTACCGGCATGCTTTACTTAAACGACGACGGCCGCATTTACCGTGAGCTGCCTTGGGCAAAATTCCAAAACGGTGTTCCATCGCCTATTTTGATCCCTAACCGTAACGTCAGTGACGAATAA
- a CDS encoding BON domain-containing protein, translating to MPQHLSSRGFIAAALCAVMFISGCANNSASNQSNYAQRSDDVEAIDATIEREVDDALERADARLGDARIRAHAYNGVVLLVGQVPSEELRAMAGEVTSSLRGVNEVHNELTIAARLPASQRLTDTWLTTNVISQLATNDHIDSSKLKVTTENASVYLMGSVTRAEADRIVNAASAVGGVQRIVKVFDYID from the coding sequence ATGCCCCAGCACCTCTCCTCTCGCGGTTTTATCGCTGCTGCGCTTTGCGCGGTAATGTTTATCAGCGGCTGTGCCAATAACTCCGCTTCCAATCAGTCAAACTATGCCCAACGTAGCGACGACGTTGAAGCCATTGATGCCACCATAGAGCGCGAAGTTGACGACGCACTTGAGCGTGCCGATGCGCGACTCGGCGACGCTCGTATCCGCGCCCATGCCTATAACGGTGTGGTGCTATTGGTGGGACAAGTGCCTAGTGAAGAGCTTCGCGCGATGGCGGGCGAAGTCACCAGCAGCTTACGTGGGGTCAATGAAGTTCATAACGAACTCACCATTGCCGCTCGCCTACCGGCCAGCCAGCGCCTGACGGACACATGGCTAACCACCAACGTCATCAGCCAACTGGCAACTAATGACCATATTGATTCTTCTAAACTAAAAGTGACTACAGAAAACGCCAGCGTTTATCTGATGGGTAGCGTGACGCGTGCAGAAGCCGACCGCATCGTCAATGCAGCCTCCGCAGTTGGCGGCGTACAACGAATCGTCAAGGTGTTTGACTACATCGACTAA
- a CDS encoding phosphoheptose isomerase, translated as MDFQSRILGHFNASIDTKTYASEVLPPFIEVASQMMVQCLVSEGKILSCGNGGSAGDSQHFSSELLNRFERERPSLPALALTTDTSTLTSIANDYSYNEVFSKQIRALGQPGDVLLAISTSGNSGNIVQAIQAAHDRDMTVVALTGRDGGDMASLLGQDDCEIRVPATSTARIQEVHLLVIHCLCDLIDEQLFGSA; from the coding sequence ATGGACTTTCAATCTCGGATACTCGGCCACTTTAACGCCAGCATCGACACTAAAACGTATGCCAGCGAAGTGCTTCCGCCCTTTATTGAAGTGGCAAGCCAAATGATGGTGCAGTGCCTTGTTAGCGAAGGAAAAATACTTAGCTGCGGCAATGGCGGCAGTGCAGGCGACAGCCAACACTTCTCCTCTGAACTGCTCAACCGTTTCGAACGCGAACGGCCAAGCCTGCCTGCGTTAGCGCTTACCACCGACACATCCACGCTAACGTCTATCGCTAACGACTATAGCTATAATGAGGTATTTTCAAAGCAGATCCGCGCACTGGGCCAGCCGGGTGACGTGCTGCTGGCTATCTCAACTAGCGGCAATTCAGGCAATATTGTGCAAGCTATCCAGGCGGCGCATGATCGTGATATGACCGTTGTCGCCCTTACCGGTCGCGATGGCGGCGATATGGCCTCGCTGCTAGGCCAGGATGATTGTGAAATCCGCGTTCCTGCCACCTCGACGGCGCGCATCCAAGAGGTTCATCTTTTGGTCATTCACTGCCTATGCGATCTTATCGACGAACAACTGTTTGGCAGCGCTTAA
- the sspA gene encoding stringent starvation protein SspA, with the protein MGVVAKRSSMIFYSGGDDHFSHRVRIVLAEKGVAVDIVDVLDEKPPEELADLNPYNSVPTLLDRDLVLYESKVMMEYLDERFPHPPLLPVYPVARAQSRLWMHRIEREWCPMVDQIRSGGKKEADKARKELRESLIGISPIFEDMPYFMSEEFTLVDCCLAPVLWRLPDLNIELPEKQVKPLLAYMSRVFEREAFKASLSEREKEMRA; encoded by the coding sequence ATGGGTGTTGTGGCCAAGCGGTCGTCGATGATCTTTTACTCAGGTGGTGATGATCATTTCAGTCATCGTGTGCGCATTGTGCTGGCCGAGAAGGGGGTCGCCGTTGATATCGTCGATGTTCTCGACGAAAAACCACCAGAAGAGCTGGCAGACCTCAATCCGTACAACAGTGTACCGACACTGTTAGATCGTGACCTGGTGCTTTATGAGTCCAAAGTCATGATGGAGTATCTGGATGAGCGTTTCCCGCATCCTCCGTTGTTGCCTGTTTACCCAGTGGCTCGGGCGCAAAGTCGTCTATGGATGCACCGCATTGAGCGTGAGTGGTGTCCAATGGTTGATCAGATTCGCAGCGGTGGAAAGAAAGAAGCGGATAAAGCGCGTAAAGAGCTACGCGAAAGCTTAATTGGTATATCACCAATTTTTGAAGATATGCCGTATTTCATGAGCGAAGAGTTTACGCTAGTGGATTGCTGTTTAGCGCCTGTGTTGTGGCGTTTGCCGGATCTCAATATTGAACTGCCTGAAAAGCAGGTTAAGCCGTTGCTGGCATATATGTCACGTGTATTTGAGCGTGAAGCGTTTAAGGCATCTTTAAGTGAGCGTGAAAAAGAGATGCGCGCTTGA
- the rsmI gene encoding 16S rRNA (cytidine(1402)-2'-O)-methyltransferase — translation MPDHNPGTLYVVATPIGNLDDLTARAARVLGQVARVAAEDTRHSGRLLAHLGLNKPMVSLHEHNEARRVDTLDSYLAAGEDIALISDAGTPLISDPGFVLVRELRARNRHIVPIPGPCALITALSGAGLPTDRFVFAGFLPAKPGARRQALEGWKTREETLVFYESPHRIVHTLEALQEQMAGRDVVLARELTKTFETFLHGTPESLLEQLAADPNQARGEFVIIVAGAPPVEQSEHQNISAEALLEALLAEGVGVKQGAAIASRMLGGRKQAWYARLQAIKGEH, via the coding sequence ATGCCAGACCATAATCCGGGTACATTGTACGTGGTTGCCACGCCAATTGGGAATTTGGACGACTTAACCGCACGTGCCGCTCGGGTATTAGGGCAAGTCGCGCGGGTTGCAGCTGAAGATACCCGCCATAGCGGCCGCCTGTTGGCGCACTTAGGCTTGAATAAGCCGATGGTCTCCTTACACGAACACAATGAAGCGCGTCGTGTGGATACCTTGGATAGCTATCTCGCCGCAGGAGAAGATATTGCCTTAATCAGCGATGCAGGAACACCGTTGATTAGCGATCCAGGTTTTGTGTTGGTTCGTGAGCTGCGGGCGCGAAACCGCCATATCGTGCCGATTCCTGGCCCCTGTGCGTTGATCACCGCGCTGTCAGGAGCCGGGCTGCCCACCGACCGATTCGTATTTGCTGGCTTTTTGCCCGCTAAGCCAGGTGCTCGACGTCAAGCACTAGAAGGCTGGAAAACCCGTGAAGAGACGTTGGTGTTTTACGAGTCGCCTCACCGTATTGTGCACACCCTTGAGGCGCTGCAGGAGCAAATGGCCGGGCGGGATGTGGTATTAGCGCGTGAGCTAACCAAAACTTTTGAGACATTTTTGCACGGAACGCCTGAGAGTTTGCTTGAGCAGTTGGCGGCTGACCCTAATCAAGCTCGCGGCGAATTCGTCATTATTGTGGCTGGCGCTCCGCCGGTTGAGCAGAGTGAACATCAGAATATATCAGCGGAGGCCTTGCTAGAGGCACTGCTGGCAGAGGGCGTGGGCGTTAAGCAGGGCGCTGCGATTGCCTCGCGAATGCTCGGTGGGCGTAAGCAAGCTTGGTACGCTCGTTTGCAAGCAATTAAAGGCGAGCATTGA
- a CDS encoding ClpXP protease specificity-enhancing factor, producing MKSSRPYLARALYEWLLDNELTPYLVVDATLPGVEVPRQFVQNGQIVLNVAPTAVRDLFMENQAIGFNARFGGQPMQVMIPTPALIAIYARENGAGMVFGHEPELGEDAESFGDIEDDEKASGKPELSVTEPVHDEHGDPKTSAETSDKASKAKKKPTLRVVK from the coding sequence ATGAAATCGAGTCGCCCCTATCTCGCCAGAGCGCTTTATGAGTGGCTGCTGGATAATGAGCTAACGCCTTATCTGGTGGTGGATGCTACTTTGCCAGGCGTCGAGGTGCCTCGCCAGTTTGTTCAGAATGGCCAGATCGTTTTGAACGTGGCACCTACTGCCGTGCGCGATCTTTTTATGGAGAATCAGGCAATAGGCTTTAATGCCCGCTTTGGTGGGCAGCCGATGCAGGTGATGATTCCGACGCCGGCTTTGATTGCTATCTATGCCCGGGAAAATGGCGCTGGAATGGTTTTTGGCCATGAGCCTGAGCTGGGTGAAGACGCCGAATCTTTTGGGGATATTGAGGACGACGAGAAAGCCTCTGGTAAGCCTGAGCTTTCAGTCACTGAGCCAGTTCATGATGAACATGGCGATCCCAAAACTTCAGCCGAAACCTCTGATAAAGCTTCTAAAGCTAAGAAAAAACCAACGCTACGGGTTGTTAAATAA
- the rsmH gene encoding 16S rRNA (cytosine(1402)-N(4))-methyltransferase RsmH: MPSPDAEQVASRFRHTSVLLEGAIDALVHDDQGVYLDGTFGRGGHSRVILDRLTEQGQLLAMDRDPQAIAAAADIDDSRFQITQREFAQLAEFAREQGVFGKLSGVLLDVGVSSPQLDDPERGFSFMRDGPLDMRMDPTQGQSVAEFLARASEADIAYVFKTYGEERYAKRLARAVVARRVEKPFTHTVDLAEVLKVAHPAWEKGRHPATKAFQGLRIFVNGELEQLDSALDAALEALAPGGHLVVISFHSLEDRRVKRFIRHHVRGDTDLPRGVPIRDDQMNRRLEALGKGVRPSEEEVDANPRARSAVMRAARKRM, encoded by the coding sequence ATGCCTTCTCCTGACGCTGAACAGGTTGCTTCCCGCTTTCGCCATACCAGCGTACTACTGGAAGGTGCTATTGATGCCCTGGTGCATGACGATCAAGGCGTCTATTTAGACGGTACTTTCGGGAGAGGCGGTCACTCAAGGGTAATTCTTGACCGTCTGACCGAGCAAGGTCAGCTGCTCGCCATGGATCGCGACCCCCAAGCCATTGCCGCAGCGGCTGACATTGATGATTCGCGTTTCCAGATTACCCAGCGTGAGTTTGCCCAGCTTGCCGAGTTTGCTCGTGAGCAAGGCGTGTTCGGTAAGCTTTCAGGGGTGCTGCTTGATGTAGGCGTTTCCTCCCCTCAGCTTGATGATCCCGAGCGCGGTTTTAGTTTTATGCGTGATGGCCCGCTGGATATGCGCATGGATCCTACCCAGGGACAAAGTGTTGCTGAATTCTTGGCGCGTGCCAGTGAGGCTGATATTGCCTACGTGTTTAAAACCTATGGTGAAGAGCGTTATGCCAAGCGTTTAGCCCGGGCGGTGGTCGCTCGTCGAGTCGAGAAGCCATTCACCCATACGGTGGATTTGGCTGAAGTACTTAAAGTTGCTCACCCCGCCTGGGAAAAAGGGCGTCACCCAGCCACCAAAGCGTTCCAAGGGCTGCGTATATTCGTCAACGGCGAGCTTGAGCAGTTAGACAGTGCGCTTGATGCGGCGCTTGAGGCGCTTGCCCCCGGCGGTCACTTAGTGGTGATCAGTTTTCACTCGCTGGAAGATCGCCGCGTGAAGCGTTTTATCCGTCATCATGTGCGCGGTGACACTGACCTTCCGCGTGGGGTGCCTATTCGCGACGATCAAATGAATCGGCGTCTTGAGGCGTTAGGTAAAGGCGTGCGGCCAAGTGAGGAAGAAGTGGATGCTAATCCTCGCGCACGAAGTGCCGTCATGCGGGCTGCACGCAAGCGGATGTAA
- the ftsL gene encoding cell division protein FtsL yields the protein MSMDRIEQWATTLRTEWPFKLRLRAWPLVISLLFLLCMASGLAVVITTHMTRVQFAQLQQLEQEENQLQTEWGQLLLEEGAWSTPARIEQIATERLGMRIPDVHDVEVIRP from the coding sequence ATGAGCATGGATCGGATTGAGCAGTGGGCAACCACGCTACGCACCGAATGGCCTTTCAAGCTACGTCTGCGCGCCTGGCCACTGGTTATTAGCCTGCTATTTTTACTCTGCATGGCCTCTGGGTTAGCTGTTGTCATTACTACGCATATGACGCGGGTGCAATTTGCTCAGCTGCAACAGCTAGAGCAAGAAGAGAACCAGCTGCAAACAGAGTGGGGGCAGCTGCTGCTTGAAGAGGGCGCATGGTCAACGCCCGCCCGCATTGAGCAAATTGCCACTGAGCGCTTGGGCATGAGAATCCCCGATGTCCATGATGTTGAGGTGATTAGGCCATGA